The genomic region TCACCCAACTCCAACATCCCATTGATCAAACTTACTTTCTCAAAATTTACAATATCCTCTTTGCGAATTGTTTTCTCGTAGATTTTCTTTTCATCTAATAGCTTCTTTCTTTTCGTGCCTCTTAGCAAAGGAGTATCTGGAGTAATCCACTTCTGTCCATCCCAAAAACAAACATTAGCAAATGAGGTATCTGTTACAAATCCATTTTTGATAATCAGAATATCTTCTCTCGGTTTAAGAGCAGTTGTTAGGGTCTCAATGTACCTTCTATCAAAATATTTATAGGAGTAATCAATATTTGATTCAACAAGAATTAGGTTCTCTATTTTGCGCTTTTGGTATAACTCAATTTCAATTTTCTGAATGTCCTCTTTATAAACAACTCTGCACTTGTATATTTGATTTGTAAGATTTGAAGGTAGTATTACAGAATCTTCAATACGCAATTCCTCTTTACTACCAAATAGTTCGAAACGACTTCTGTTTAATCTCTCATTATGATAATCCAGATTTTGAAGCTGTCGATTTTCCAGTTTTATGGTTTCAAACAAGAGGCACATACACTTTGTCGATTAGTTCCTGATATTCATCCTCCACCTTGCTATTGACAGTAATGCCTCCTCCACTTTTAAAAACCAGTCCTTTTTCAGTTTGTTCGATGTAACGAATCATAACGCCTGAATCTAAGTTTTCTCCATCAAAAACACCCATAACACCACTGTAATATCCTCTGCTATAAGTTTCATTTTCAAGTATAATTTCAACAGTCTTCTTTTTTGGAGCACCACAAATAGATCCGGCTGGTAAAAGCGTTTTCATGATTTCACCAAGTCGATTCAAATAATCAGCAGTCAAATCACCAACAATTTCGCTACTAACTTGTAGAATGTCTTTATCGTGCCCTTTAATTCGATCAATATAACGGAATTTTTCAACCCTCACATTGCTTGAAATCCTATTCAAATCATTTCGGATTAGGTCAACTATAGTAGCATGTTCAGCTATCTCCTTCTTATTGTTTAATAATACTTGCTCTGAATCTGGAACACTTGCATTGATGGTTCCTTTCATAGGATAAGAATAGATTTTAGCTTTTGCTA from Bacteroidota bacterium harbors:
- a CDS encoding aminodeoxychorismate synthase component I, producing the protein MQSQAFWDKMNLYGQKGIPFLFFIDFEMENPKLFKLADINPNNLLFDVNNRRNFDYPEQSNSELIFEKTPVSFENYKSVFTKSMEHLRYGNSYLLNLTFPTPITTNYKLKDFFYRSQAKYKIWLKDEFVVFSPEIFVKIAKAKIYSYPMKGTINASVPDSEQVLLNNKKEIAEHATIVDLIRNDLNRISSNVRVEKFRYIDRIKGHDKDILQVSSEIVGDLTADYLNRLGEIMKTLLPAGSICGAPKKKTVEIILENETYSRGYYSGVMGVFDGENLDSGVMIRYIEQTEKGLVFKSGGGITVNSKVEDEYQELIDKVYVPLV